In Croceicoccus sp. Ery15, a genomic segment contains:
- a CDS encoding tyrosine recombinase, producing the protein MSRAAIQEFLAHLAAERGAATNTLAAYARDLDAAREAVPDLVHADGDALAGLGSEWAHLAPSSLARRCSALRQFYGFLVDEGLRQDDPSDALPRPRTRRPLPRLLTHDQIAALFAVAEEEAQTGKPEAVRMLALLELLYGSGLRATELVSLPLNSVPRDAPLLTLTGKGGKQRMVPVSTRARQALSAWLAKRIVPAKNDKGARFLFPSRTGHISRVRLFQLLRDLAGRAGIAPEAVSPHVLRHAFATHLLEGGADLRVLQTLLGHSDISTTQIYTHVDSARLVELVNAKHPLAGGAWRVHR; encoded by the coding sequence ATGAGCCGCGCAGCCATACAGGAATTCCTTGCCCATCTGGCGGCGGAGCGCGGGGCGGCGACCAATACGCTGGCCGCCTATGCCCGCGACCTTGATGCCGCGCGCGAGGCGGTGCCCGATCTGGTCCATGCCGATGGCGACGCGCTGGCGGGGCTGGGCAGCGAATGGGCGCATCTGGCACCCAGCAGCCTTGCGCGCCGCTGTTCGGCGCTGCGCCAGTTCTATGGCTTTCTGGTGGACGAGGGGCTGCGACAGGACGATCCTTCGGATGCTTTGCCGCGCCCGCGCACCCGCCGCCCGCTGCCGCGCCTGTTGACGCACGACCAGATCGCCGCGCTGTTCGCCGTGGCTGAGGAAGAGGCGCAGACCGGCAAGCCCGAAGCGGTACGCATGCTGGCACTGCTGGAACTGCTGTACGGATCGGGCCTGCGCGCGACCGAGCTGGTGTCGCTTCCCCTGAACAGCGTGCCGCGCGATGCACCGCTGCTGACATTGACGGGCAAGGGCGGGAAGCAGCGCATGGTGCCGGTTTCGACCCGCGCGCGGCAGGCCTTGTCGGCATGGCTGGCAAAACGCATCGTCCCGGCGAAGAATGACAAGGGGGCGCGCTTCCTCTTCCCCTCGCGCACCGGCCATATCAGCCGGGTGCGCCTGTTCCAGTTGCTGCGCGATCTGGCGGGCAGGGCAGGCATTGCCCCCGAAGCGGTCAGCCCGCATGTGCTGCGCCATGCATTCGCCACCCATTTGCTGGAAGGCGGGGCCGATCTGCGCGTGTTGCAGACATTGCTGGGCCATTCCGACATTTCGACCACCCAGATCTATACCCATGTCGATTCGGCGCGGCTGGTGGAGCTTGTGAACGCGAAGCATCCGCTGGCGGGTGGAGCATGGCGCGTGCATCGTTAG
- a CDS encoding acetyl-CoA carboxylase carboxyltransferase subunit alpha → MISYLEFEKPLAELEAQIKALRDTADKDDVVDIKAEVSKLEAKAANQRAQIYRSLSPWQKTQVARHPQRPHFRDYVAHLTDDFVPLGGDRSFADDQAILGGFATLKSGQKVMLIGHEKGHDVQSRLKHNFGMGKPEGYRKAVRLMEMAGRFGLPVVTLVDTSGAFPGIEAEERGQAEAIARATQACLDLPVPMVATIVGEGGSGGAVALASAERVLMMEHAVYSVISPEGCASILWRTAEKAPDAAEAMKVTAQDLKKLGVIDRIVPEPLGGAHRDPAAASEALGAAIGEELAGLAQYDAAQLQARRAERFLQIGSGF, encoded by the coding sequence ATGATTTCCTATCTCGAATTCGAAAAGCCGCTGGCCGAGCTGGAAGCCCAGATCAAGGCGCTGCGCGACACGGCGGACAAGGACGATGTCGTCGACATCAAGGCCGAGGTTTCAAAGCTGGAGGCCAAGGCCGCCAACCAGCGCGCCCAGATCTATCGCAGCCTGTCGCCGTGGCAGAAAACGCAGGTCGCCCGCCATCCGCAGCGCCCGCATTTCCGCGATTACGTCGCGCATCTGACCGATGATTTCGTGCCGCTGGGCGGCGACCGCAGCTTTGCCGACGATCAGGCGATTCTGGGCGGTTTCGCCACGCTGAAATCGGGGCAGAAAGTGATGCTGATCGGCCATGAAAAGGGCCACGATGTCCAGTCGCGGCTGAAGCATAATTTCGGCATGGGCAAACCCGAAGGCTATCGCAAGGCAGTGCGCCTGATGGAAATGGCGGGCCGGTTCGGCCTGCCGGTGGTCACTCTGGTCGATACGTCGGGCGCGTTCCCGGGGATCGAGGCTGAGGAACGCGGTCAGGCCGAGGCGATCGCCCGCGCGACGCAGGCATGCCTTGACCTGCCGGTGCCGATGGTCGCCACCATTGTGGGCGAGGGCGGATCGGGCGGCGCGGTGGCGCTGGCTTCTGCCGAACGCGTGCTGATGATGGAACACGCCGTTTATTCGGTGATCAGCCCGGAAGGCTGCGCATCGATCCTGTGGCGCACCGCGGAAAAGGCGCCCGACGCGGCCGAAGCGATGAAGGTCACCGCACAGGATTTGAAAAAGCTGGGCGTGATCGACCGTATTGTGCCCGAGCCGTTGGGCGGCGCGCATCGCGATCCGGCGGCCGCGTCCGAGGCGCTTGGCGCCGCAATCGGCGAGGAACTGGCCGGGCTTGCCCAATATGATGCCGCGCAGTTGCAGGCACGCCGGGCAGAGCGTTTCCTGCAAATTGGCTCGGGCTTCTAG
- a CDS encoding Flp family type IVb pilin yields MTNIVQQMLRDEQGATAIEYGLICALLAIAAMGAMQGFANSTIAMWMNVSSKTLEAAKDG; encoded by the coding sequence ATGACGAACATCGTTCAACAGATGCTGCGTGACGAGCAAGGTGCAACGGCCATCGAATATGGCCTGATCTGCGCCCTGCTGGCGATCGCCGCAATGGGCGCGATGCAGGGATTTGCAAATTCGACCATCGCCATGTGGATGAACGTTTCTAGCAAGACTCTGGAAGCCGCGAAGGACGGATAG
- a CDS encoding Flp family type IVb pilin, with translation MKLFNEILNDESGATAIEYGLIAALIAVACITALTSLGGSLENTFTKVDTDLSAANQG, from the coding sequence ATGAAGCTTTTCAACGAAATCCTCAACGACGAATCCGGCGCGACCGCAATCGAATACGGTCTGATCGCTGCCCTGATCGCTGTTGCTTGCATCACCGCGCTGACCTCGCTGGGCGGTTCGCTCGAGAACACCTTCACGAAGGTTGACACCGACCTGTCGGCTGCGAACCAGGGCTAA
- a CDS encoding M48 family metalloprotease: MNRRHFRPFSRKTGIAIASVSALAIGLTACVGATTAPVTPGQAGAITAQEQQIGREAHPQFLAQFGGAYTGTQSNYVERVGKNIAAQSGLASARDAYTVTLLNSPVNNAFAIPGGYIYTTRQLVALMDNEAELAGVLGHEVGHVAARHSQQRQQAAQQNSILGVLGAVVSSVLLGDSQLGQLGQELAMQGSQLLTLKYSRSQELQADDLGIAYLSSAGYDPTAMATVLESLAQQNTLDAQLMGSSNQVPEWASTHPDPASRVRGAYQDAQGKPGTVTNRDMFLTAIDGMLYGDDPKQGIVDGANFIHPELRFAFKAPSGFFLVNGTQAVSISGQSGKGQLAGRPYSGNMDSYISGVFGELTGDGQAKIQPAQIQRTTVNGIPAAYGTARANTGNGSVDVTVFAYEFSKSQAFHFVTITQAGGASVFNPMYSSMRRISASEASAVKPRRIDVVTVKSGDTLQGLANRMAYDNAKLERFLVLNSLTQNSVLQPGQKVKLVVY; this comes from the coding sequence ATGAACCGCCGCCATTTCCGCCCGTTTTCGCGTAAAACGGGCATAGCCATCGCTTCGGTCAGTGCGCTGGCCATCGGGCTGACCGCATGCGTCGGGGCGACCACCGCGCCGGTAACGCCGGGGCAGGCGGGCGCGATTACCGCGCAGGAACAGCAGATCGGGCGCGAGGCGCATCCCCAGTTCCTTGCCCAGTTCGGCGGTGCCTATACCGGTACGCAGTCCAATTATGTCGAGCGCGTGGGCAAGAATATCGCCGCGCAATCCGGCCTTGCCAGTGCGCGCGATGCCTATACGGTGACGCTGCTGAACAGCCCGGTGAACAATGCTTTCGCGATCCCCGGCGGCTATATCTATACCACGCGCCAGCTGGTCGCGCTGATGGATAACGAGGCGGAACTGGCGGGCGTGCTGGGGCACGAGGTCGGGCATGTCGCCGCGCGCCATTCGCAGCAGCGGCAACAGGCGGCGCAGCAGAACAGCATTCTGGGCGTACTGGGCGCGGTAGTGTCCAGCGTTCTACTGGGCGATTCGCAATTGGGACAGCTGGGTCAGGAACTGGCGATGCAGGGATCGCAGCTGTTGACCCTGAAATATTCGCGCAGTCAGGAATTGCAGGCTGACGATCTTGGCATCGCCTATCTGTCGAGCGCGGGTTACGATCCGACCGCAATGGCGACCGTTCTGGAAAGTCTGGCGCAGCAAAATACGCTGGACGCGCAGCTGATGGGCAGTTCGAATCAGGTGCCCGAATGGGCCAGCACCCACCCCGATCCCGCCAGCCGCGTGCGCGGCGCGTATCAGGATGCGCAGGGCAAGCCCGGCACCGTGACCAATCGCGACATGTTCCTGACCGCGATCGACGGCATGCTGTACGGCGACGATCCCAAGCAGGGCATCGTTGACGGGGCGAATTTCATTCATCCCGAACTGCGCTTCGCGTTCAAGGCACCCAGCGGATTCTTCCTTGTGAACGGCACGCAGGCGGTGTCGATCAGCGGACAGTCGGGCAAGGGGCAACTGGCCGGTCGCCCCTATTCGGGTAATATGGACAGTTATATCAGCGGCGTGTTCGGAGAGCTGACGGGCGACGGGCAGGCAAAGATCCAGCCTGCGCAAATCCAGCGCACAACGGTGAACGGCATTCCGGCCGCCTATGGCACCGCGCGCGCCAATACGGGCAACGGATCGGTCGATGTGACGGTGTTTGCCTATGAATTCTCGAAATCGCAGGCCTTCCACTTCGTGACGATCACGCAGGCGGGCGGGGCGAGTGTGTTCAACCCGATGTATTCGTCGATGCGGCGCATTTCGGCCAGCGAAGCATCGGCGGTAAAGCCGCGCCGGATCGATGTCGTGACTGTCAAATCGGGCGACACATTGCAGGGGCTGGCCAATCGCATGGCCTATGACAATGCGAAGCTGGAACGCTTTCTGGTGCTGAATTCGCTGACGCAGAATTCGGTGTTGCAGCCTGGCCAAAAGGTGAAGCTGGTCGTGTATTGA